A genomic segment from Polyangium mundeleinium encodes:
- a CDS encoding VWA domain-containing protein, with protein sequence MTQGADEKKREAARRLRLLFGRFADSSLGSPLEGDEVLLRIDEDLSFLYDRAFRRGPSQGARGAGLGPSVLRPSTWLASVEELFPPEARVVMEEDAAARHGLAALLEDPAALASVTPSPAILALLVRLRGQIPEASLPAARRLIEEAVRDLSRALATELAPALTGSSGPRRRTNLRVLANLDARRTVRENLRHYDRARGVLGVERLVFRRRLARQSRMRLVVLLDQSGSMVDSVVQAAILAAIFASVPSIDLRLVAFDTHVVDMTEIAGDPVEVLFSLQLGGGTLLSRAVGYAATLVAEPRRTLVVLISDFREGGALGALVTRVKDLLDAGVTVLGLVALGDKGAGGFDRRVTGALAALGMPIGAMTPRELAAWVGRHVRGGET encoded by the coding sequence ATGACGCAGGGCGCGGACGAGAAGAAGCGCGAGGCGGCGCGGCGGCTGCGCCTGCTCTTCGGGCGCTTCGCGGACAGCTCGCTCGGCAGCCCCCTCGAAGGCGACGAGGTGCTCCTGCGGATCGACGAGGATCTTTCGTTCCTTTACGACCGCGCGTTCCGGCGCGGCCCCTCGCAGGGCGCGCGCGGCGCGGGCCTCGGGCCGAGCGTGCTCCGGCCTTCGACGTGGCTCGCGAGCGTGGAGGAGCTCTTCCCGCCCGAAGCGCGCGTGGTGATGGAAGAAGACGCGGCGGCGCGTCACGGGCTCGCAGCGCTGCTCGAAGATCCGGCGGCGCTCGCCTCGGTGACGCCCTCGCCCGCGATCCTCGCGCTCCTCGTGCGGCTGCGCGGGCAGATCCCGGAGGCCTCGCTGCCTGCGGCGCGGCGCCTCATCGAGGAGGCCGTGCGGGATCTTTCGCGCGCGCTCGCGACGGAGCTCGCCCCTGCGCTCACGGGTTCGTCCGGGCCACGCCGCCGGACGAACCTGCGCGTCCTCGCGAACCTCGACGCGCGGCGCACGGTGCGCGAGAACCTCCGGCACTACGACCGCGCGCGCGGCGTGCTCGGCGTCGAGCGGCTCGTCTTTCGGCGGCGGCTCGCGCGGCAGTCGCGCATGAGGCTCGTCGTCCTGCTCGATCAGAGTGGCTCGATGGTGGACAGCGTGGTGCAGGCGGCGATCCTCGCGGCGATCTTCGCGTCGGTCCCGTCGATCGATCTGCGCCTCGTCGCGTTCGACACGCACGTGGTGGACATGACGGAGATCGCCGGGGATCCGGTGGAGGTGCTCTTCTCGCTGCAGCTCGGCGGTGGGACGTTGCTCTCGCGGGCCGTGGGGTACGCGGCGACGCTGGTCGCGGAGCCGCGGCGCACGCTGGTCGTGTTGATCTCGGATTTCCGCGAGGGAGGCGCGCTCGGCGCGCTCGTGACACGGGTGAAGGATCTGCTCGACGCCGGGGTGACGGTGCTCGGGCTCGTGGCCCTCGGCGACAAGGGCGCGGGCGGCTTCGACCGGCGCGTGACCGGGGCGCTCGCGGCGCTCGGCATGCCGATCGGCGCCATGACGCCGCGGGAGCTCGCGGCCTGGGTCGGGCGTCACGTGCGAGGGGGCGAGACGTGA
- a CDS encoding glycosyltransferase family 39 protein — translation MTSLLAASFLLWPGAEAPKKTTWEDLILPLAPGAVVARGYHLSPPRRGEEQDVIFTARREAGPEGPAGRIELHVVDRGRWPGVRETKSFGVAYETPRSTAPNEDLEAVTQALRDAIDRNDTGLDPPSSIPLAAEPELPLLARVLGRLAGFRRIVVPALLALAMGLMGSLPRGDAFVAASLFGLGLVLRALHLDGPFVHDQDVQRLFTGSLPLGEILMGKGLEDRHPPLWFVVLHVACKFGGSEAIMRAPAAIAGALVAPAIVWGARLVRGRAGPLGAIAALLVAVSPGFVVHARQVSEIPLFGLLVVVTCALVARLAERPSRAARIGLTASTALLAWTYYLAPLVIAGVLLGLVAARKPLRNVALPIGVGAALGAPALVLLCVTVVRDHGAREVAERFPDLAWGNHAPIPMLLGLLGETMSCVGLGVPFLVGAAVMLALRAPRCVGPVVAAGAALVTAIGIALVAKVARVQTYYFVAVAPALAFALAVAPHRYVPTWVWSLLGSAALSLLFSLGAPRAHRTYVPDVDAFMPRFAALAASRPERRIVTVAHYDATLLAYYLQRAANAPAEWPRTEVSGEFVLDQAGRRILPLVQVHRMDDPSDEVARDHLLAAIAEGPTLVIERDAFVLAPVHDVIARCEVLIEAPSARLVSCGGDAR, via the coding sequence GTGACATCGCTCCTCGCGGCCTCATTTTTGCTTTGGCCCGGAGCCGAAGCGCCGAAAAAGACGACGTGGGAGGACCTCATCCTCCCGCTCGCACCGGGAGCGGTCGTAGCGCGTGGGTATCACCTGTCTCCGCCGCGGCGGGGCGAGGAGCAGGACGTCATCTTCACGGCGCGGCGCGAGGCCGGGCCGGAAGGACCTGCGGGACGGATCGAACTGCACGTCGTGGATCGGGGGCGATGGCCCGGCGTGCGCGAGACGAAGAGCTTCGGCGTGGCCTACGAGACGCCGCGCTCCACGGCGCCGAACGAGGATCTGGAAGCGGTGACGCAGGCGCTCCGCGACGCGATCGACCGGAACGACACAGGGCTCGATCCGCCCTCGTCGATCCCGCTCGCGGCCGAGCCGGAGCTGCCGCTTTTGGCGCGCGTACTCGGGCGGCTCGCAGGGTTCCGCAGGATCGTGGTGCCAGCGCTGCTCGCGCTCGCGATGGGGCTCATGGGATCCCTCCCGCGCGGGGATGCGTTCGTCGCGGCTTCGCTTTTTGGTCTCGGGCTCGTGCTGCGGGCGCTGCACCTCGATGGGCCGTTCGTGCACGACCAGGACGTGCAACGTCTCTTCACGGGGTCGCTGCCGCTCGGCGAGATCCTGATGGGCAAGGGGCTCGAGGATCGGCACCCGCCGCTCTGGTTCGTCGTGTTGCATGTCGCGTGCAAGTTCGGGGGTTCCGAGGCGATCATGCGCGCACCGGCGGCGATCGCGGGGGCGCTCGTTGCGCCGGCGATCGTGTGGGGCGCGCGGCTCGTGCGCGGGCGCGCGGGGCCGCTCGGGGCGATCGCGGCGCTCCTCGTGGCCGTGAGTCCGGGTTTTGTCGTGCACGCGCGCCAGGTGAGCGAGATCCCGCTGTTCGGGCTGCTCGTGGTGGTGACGTGCGCGCTCGTGGCGCGGCTTGCGGAGCGGCCTTCCCGGGCGGCGCGCATCGGGCTCACGGCGTCGACGGCGCTCCTCGCATGGACGTATTACCTCGCGCCGCTGGTGATCGCGGGCGTGCTCCTCGGGCTCGTCGCGGCACGCAAACCGCTGCGAAACGTGGCTCTGCCGATCGGCGTCGGGGCCGCGCTCGGCGCGCCGGCGCTCGTCCTGCTCTGCGTGACGGTCGTACGAGATCACGGCGCGCGTGAGGTCGCCGAGCGATTCCCGGACCTCGCGTGGGGGAACCACGCGCCGATTCCAATGCTCCTCGGGCTCCTCGGTGAAACGATGTCGTGCGTGGGCCTCGGGGTGCCGTTCCTCGTGGGAGCCGCCGTGATGCTCGCGCTCCGGGCGCCACGATGCGTGGGGCCCGTGGTGGCCGCGGGCGCGGCGCTCGTGACCGCGATCGGCATCGCGCTCGTCGCGAAAGTGGCGCGCGTGCAGACCTATTACTTCGTCGCCGTGGCGCCGGCACTCGCGTTCGCGCTCGCGGTCGCGCCACACCGGTACGTCCCGACGTGGGTCTGGTCGCTGCTCGGCAGCGCCGCGCTGTCGCTCCTGTTTTCCCTGGGCGCCCCTCGCGCGCACCGCACCTACGTGCCCGACGTGGACGCGTTCATGCCTCGCTTCGCCGCGCTCGCCGCGAGCCGCCCGGAACGACGCATCGTCACGGTCGCGCATTACGACGCAACCCTGCTCGCGTATTACCTCCAGCGCGCCGCGAACGCGCCCGCCGAATGGCCACGGACCGAGGTCTCGGGCGAGTTCGTCCTGGACCAAGCGGGCCGCCGGATCCTGCCGCTCGTGCAGGTGCATCGGATGGACGACCCCTCGGACGAAGTGGCGCGGGACCACCTGCTCGCGGCGATCGCTGAAGGCCCGACGCTCGTGATCGAGCGGGACGCGTTCGTCCTCGCGCCGGTGCACGATGTGATCGCGCGGTGCGAGGTGCTGATTGAGGCGCCGTCGGCGCGGCTCGTCTCTTGCGGGGGAGATGCGCGATGA
- a CDS encoding metallophosphoesterase — MPSTPPSEGLLLEQYRGHLPGDETVLPPAAVARAKTRIQVRRFAGPAHYTEHLSHLRIAHLTDLHVGRVTPWAVQLAAVELTNAEKPDLVLLTGDFVCHSQQYLDRLEALVRRFEAPVMAVLGNHDYWSGAEEVREALRRGGVEVLDNRHTIIGLRHQMLQVVGLDDAYTGHARRDEALKGLRRDLPTIAMSHIAEEADGLWALGDVPLVLSGHTHAGQVTLARLHELAIGKLAGHRYVHGLYGSRRSGGAHRGAVYVGAGIGASVMPIRLGDRGQREVAIFELGYEPGAIEEHHDDQAPLPGRPPTPEIMAKRAAAVVAKREKRERKKI, encoded by the coding sequence GTGCCGAGCACCCCTCCCTCCGAAGGCTTGCTCCTCGAGCAGTACCGCGGCCACCTGCCCGGCGACGAGACCGTCCTCCCGCCCGCAGCCGTCGCCCGCGCCAAGACGCGCATCCAGGTCCGGCGCTTTGCTGGCCCCGCGCACTACACCGAGCACCTCTCCCACCTGCGCATCGCGCACCTGACCGACCTCCACGTCGGCCGCGTGACCCCGTGGGCCGTGCAGCTCGCCGCGGTCGAGCTGACCAATGCGGAGAAGCCCGATCTCGTCCTGCTCACGGGCGATTTCGTGTGCCACAGCCAGCAGTACCTCGACCGCCTGGAAGCCCTCGTGCGGCGCTTCGAGGCGCCTGTGATGGCGGTGCTCGGCAACCACGATTACTGGTCCGGCGCGGAGGAGGTGCGAGAGGCCTTGCGCCGCGGCGGCGTCGAGGTCCTCGACAATCGCCACACCATCATCGGCCTGCGCCACCAGATGCTCCAGGTCGTCGGCCTGGACGACGCGTACACCGGCCACGCCCGCAGGGACGAGGCCTTGAAGGGCCTGCGCCGTGATCTGCCGACGATCGCCATGTCCCACATCGCCGAGGAGGCGGACGGGCTCTGGGCCCTGGGCGACGTCCCGCTCGTCCTGTCCGGCCACACCCACGCCGGCCAGGTCACGCTCGCCCGCCTGCACGAGCTCGCGATCGGCAAGCTCGCGGGGCACCGCTACGTGCACGGCCTCTACGGCAGCCGCAGGAGCGGCGGCGCGCACCGCGGCGCGGTGTACGTCGGCGCGGGCATCGGCGCGTCCGTCATGCCGATCCGCCTCGGCGATCGAGGTCAGCGCGAGGTCGCCATCTTCGAGCTCGGCTACGAGCCCGGCGCGATCGAAGAGCACCACGACGACCAGGCCCCGCTGCCCGGCCGCCCGCCCACGCCCGAGATCATGGCCAAGCGCGCCGCCGCCGTCGTCGCCAAGCGCGAGAAGCGCGAGCGCAAGAAGATCTGA
- a CDS encoding peroxiredoxin: protein MSSLKVGDRAPEIDAQTSAGNRFVLSKQEGLCSVVYFFPKAFTPVCTGETMAFRDNYNELLLAGANLVGVSTDDTDTQCKFAGDLHVPFPLIGDADKQIARAYDVLWPVVGVAQRYTFVVSPAMIIEAVFHHELSAQKHRDDVLRFVHAKFEAQRA, encoded by the coding sequence ATGAGCTCGCTCAAGGTCGGGGATCGCGCTCCGGAGATCGACGCACAGACGAGCGCCGGCAACCGGTTCGTCCTCTCCAAGCAAGAGGGGCTTTGCTCCGTCGTGTACTTCTTCCCGAAGGCGTTCACGCCCGTGTGCACGGGCGAAACCATGGCCTTCCGGGACAACTACAACGAGCTCTTGCTGGCCGGCGCGAACCTCGTCGGCGTGAGCACGGACGATACCGACACGCAGTGCAAGTTCGCCGGTGACCTCCACGTGCCGTTCCCGCTCATCGGGGACGCGGACAAACAGATCGCGCGCGCCTACGACGTGCTCTGGCCGGTCGTCGGGGTGGCGCAGCGGTACACGTTCGTCGTGAGCCCGGCGATGATCATCGAGGCGGTCTTCCACCACGAGCTCAGCGCGCAGAAGCACCGCGACGATGTGCTGCGCTTCGTGCACGCAAAGTTCGAAGCGCAGCGGGCATGA
- a CDS encoding DUF5682 family protein has translation MTLGDLGAPKETRAEVAKRLGLSSALAFFPVRHQSPTCAAKLEAFLPSFAPDVILVELPAPFEEHLEALLDPESRAPFALCAMTEGKSPRFVARRDEIRAAEAPRSRAYYPFCDYSPELVALRYAKASGAEVRFIDRFSPLPEEEADGGEDDLPSAERALGERLGQDAGAWFGRSRFTAALCVRAGARDFDELWEALFEQGGWDESPEGWALAVGTYALATRRTFGQEELEADGTLFRERFMAAKIAEAAAQRGKRVLVVAGALHVVALGSARETLPELRRAPKDDVEAEVRLVPYTFPRLDALLGYAPGMSGPAFYQHVWEARAEADPFAHAATRVLLETIRRARAEGDALGPADAIAALAFARELASLRGRPKIGRAEVIEAATSCFVKGELRVSGRRVIAALGEALRGSRMGKLGPKAGPSPITRDFRETAEALGLLPSAGPPRGIELALATSRKARRCSWFLHRTAWLGLGFATQVGGGDAEGFEAATERWSVAYAPEVDARLLELAAEGASVEEAAARLLAHAAREGEGRAGAIAACVGRGVRMGLEAICLRLAPALRASIHADEDPRSLLEAARKLRRVRAQRARLGLPKAAWLDTLGRAAYEAGTRGLGRLAQTSGARASDVPALLADLGGATLADDGMGPARELVLAKARAAREFARATSPLVLGALDGLLVSLGAGHGSELGAHFEAARGRPEAKGAYLEGLLALSPRALLDEPSLLEALVAHVSSGSFEGFLASLPSLRRALARLGPRELEEISSRAAKVLGLGISETLLVSPLPPEEVARLSAWELRWLEAEAAWAGPTPEPNR, from the coding sequence ATGACCCTGGGAGACCTCGGTGCGCCGAAGGAGACGCGCGCCGAGGTGGCGAAGCGGCTCGGGTTGTCGAGCGCGCTCGCGTTTTTTCCCGTGCGCCACCAGAGCCCGACGTGCGCGGCGAAGCTCGAAGCGTTCCTGCCGAGCTTCGCGCCGGACGTGATCCTCGTCGAGCTGCCCGCGCCGTTCGAGGAGCACCTCGAAGCGCTGCTCGATCCGGAGAGCCGCGCGCCGTTCGCGCTCTGCGCGATGACCGAAGGCAAGAGCCCGCGCTTCGTCGCGCGGCGGGACGAGATCCGCGCCGCGGAGGCGCCACGATCCCGGGCGTATTACCCGTTCTGCGACTACTCGCCCGAGCTCGTGGCGCTGCGGTACGCGAAGGCGAGCGGCGCTGAGGTGCGCTTCATCGATCGGTTCTCGCCGCTGCCCGAGGAGGAAGCGGACGGGGGTGAGGACGATCTCCCCTCGGCGGAGCGAGCGCTCGGCGAGCGGCTCGGGCAGGACGCGGGCGCGTGGTTCGGGCGGAGCCGGTTCACGGCGGCGCTCTGCGTACGGGCAGGCGCGCGAGATTTCGACGAGCTGTGGGAGGCGCTGTTCGAGCAGGGAGGCTGGGACGAGAGCCCCGAGGGCTGGGCGCTCGCGGTGGGCACATACGCGCTCGCGACGCGGCGGACGTTCGGGCAGGAGGAGCTCGAAGCGGACGGGACGCTGTTTCGCGAGCGGTTCATGGCGGCGAAGATCGCGGAGGCAGCGGCGCAGCGAGGGAAGCGCGTGCTCGTGGTGGCGGGGGCGCTGCACGTGGTCGCGCTCGGCAGCGCGCGGGAGACGCTGCCCGAGCTCCGGCGGGCGCCGAAGGACGACGTGGAGGCGGAGGTGCGGCTCGTGCCATACACGTTCCCGCGGCTCGACGCGCTGCTCGGGTACGCGCCGGGGATGAGCGGGCCGGCGTTCTACCAGCACGTGTGGGAGGCGCGCGCGGAGGCGGATCCGTTCGCGCATGCGGCAACGCGCGTGCTGCTCGAGACGATCCGGCGGGCGCGGGCCGAGGGCGACGCGCTCGGGCCGGCCGACGCGATCGCGGCGCTCGCGTTCGCGCGGGAGCTCGCGTCGCTGCGGGGGCGGCCGAAGATCGGGCGGGCCGAGGTGATCGAGGCCGCGACGAGCTGCTTCGTGAAGGGCGAGCTGCGGGTCTCGGGGCGGCGGGTGATCGCGGCGCTCGGCGAGGCGCTGCGCGGCAGCCGGATGGGCAAGCTCGGGCCGAAAGCGGGGCCGAGCCCGATCACGCGGGACTTCCGGGAGACGGCCGAGGCGCTCGGGCTCCTGCCGTCGGCAGGGCCGCCGCGCGGGATCGAGCTCGCGCTCGCGACGTCGAGGAAGGCGCGACGATGCTCGTGGTTCTTGCATCGCACGGCGTGGCTCGGGCTCGGGTTCGCGACGCAGGTCGGCGGAGGCGATGCGGAAGGGTTCGAGGCGGCGACGGAGCGCTGGAGCGTGGCGTACGCGCCGGAGGTGGACGCACGGCTCCTGGAGCTCGCGGCGGAGGGGGCGAGCGTGGAGGAGGCGGCCGCGCGGCTGCTCGCGCATGCGGCGCGGGAGGGCGAAGGCCGCGCAGGGGCGATCGCGGCGTGCGTGGGGCGAGGCGTGCGGATGGGGCTCGAAGCGATCTGCCTGCGGCTCGCGCCGGCGCTCCGGGCCTCGATCCACGCGGACGAGGATCCGCGGTCGCTCCTCGAAGCGGCGCGGAAGCTCCGGCGGGTGCGGGCGCAACGCGCGCGGCTCGGCCTTCCCAAGGCGGCGTGGCTCGACACGCTCGGGCGCGCGGCGTACGAGGCGGGGACGCGCGGGCTCGGACGGCTCGCGCAGACGTCGGGGGCGCGGGCCTCGGACGTGCCGGCGTTGCTCGCGGATCTCGGAGGGGCAACGCTCGCGGACGACGGGATGGGCCCCGCGCGCGAGCTCGTGCTGGCGAAGGCGCGGGCGGCGCGGGAATTCGCGCGGGCGACCTCGCCGCTCGTGCTGGGGGCGCTCGACGGGCTGCTCGTGAGCCTCGGCGCGGGGCATGGCTCGGAGCTCGGCGCGCACTTCGAAGCGGCGCGAGGGCGGCCCGAGGCGAAGGGCGCGTACCTCGAAGGCCTGCTCGCGCTCTCGCCACGCGCGCTGCTCGACGAGCCGTCGCTGCTCGAAGCGCTCGTCGCGCACGTGTCCTCGGGCAGCTTCGAGGGCTTCCTCGCGTCGCTCCCGTCCTTGCGCCGCGCCCTCGCGCGGCTCGGCCCTCGTGAGCTCGAGGAAATTTCTTCCCGCGCCGCGAAGGTGCTCGGGCTCGGCATCTCGGAGACGCTGCTCGTCTCGCCCTTGCCGCCCGAGGAGGTCGCGCGGCTCTCGGCGTGGGAGCTTCGCTGGCTCGAAGCCGAGGCGGCGTGGGCGGGCCCGACCCCGGAGCCGAATCGCTGA
- a CDS encoding ATP-binding protein — protein sequence MAESVLRPAAEVLFREELDALAAADTHPKPRGFRLSPRMIRTFILGSGEAKLPWPGGAGEIAVTQKFFGDDALVERAIVTLASPRALLLVGEPGTAKSMLSELLAAAATGTSLLTVQGSAATTEDQIKYTWNYALLLAKGPVREALVPSPLFAAMREGRIARFEELTRCPVEVQDSLVGILSDKVLRVPELEGEDGILFAREGFNLIATANARDRGVNEMSAALRRRFNFESVRAIRDPRVEMALVEREVQKQLAAAGASVPVPQDAVELVVTTFQELRAGRSREGVHLDRPEAPLSTAEAIATLHAAALHAHYYGTGRLGAEEVASHLAGAATLDAAEDTAKLERYVETVVRDRAARHGGPWGALLEAWRKIGRER from the coding sequence GTGGCCGAATCCGTCCTCCGTCCCGCCGCAGAGGTGCTCTTTCGCGAGGAGCTCGACGCCCTCGCCGCCGCCGACACGCACCCGAAGCCGCGCGGCTTCCGTCTGTCGCCGCGGATGATCCGGACGTTCATCCTGGGCTCGGGCGAGGCGAAGCTCCCGTGGCCAGGCGGCGCAGGCGAGATCGCCGTGACCCAGAAATTCTTCGGGGACGACGCGCTGGTCGAGCGCGCGATCGTGACCCTGGCCTCGCCGCGCGCGCTCCTGCTCGTCGGCGAGCCGGGGACGGCGAAGTCGATGCTGTCGGAGCTGCTCGCCGCGGCCGCGACCGGGACGAGCCTGCTCACGGTGCAAGGCAGCGCCGCCACGACCGAGGATCAGATCAAGTACACCTGGAACTACGCGCTGCTCCTGGCGAAAGGCCCGGTGCGGGAGGCGCTCGTGCCTTCGCCGCTCTTCGCTGCGATGCGCGAGGGCCGGATCGCGCGCTTCGAGGAGCTGACGCGTTGCCCCGTGGAGGTGCAGGACAGCCTCGTGGGCATCCTGTCCGACAAGGTGCTCCGCGTGCCGGAGCTCGAAGGCGAGGACGGGATCCTGTTCGCGCGGGAAGGCTTCAACCTGATCGCGACGGCAAACGCGCGGGACCGCGGCGTGAACGAGATGAGCGCGGCGCTCCGGCGCAGGTTCAACTTCGAGTCGGTGCGGGCGATCCGCGATCCACGCGTGGAGATGGCGCTCGTCGAGCGCGAGGTGCAAAAGCAGCTCGCGGCGGCGGGGGCGAGCGTGCCCGTGCCGCAGGATGCCGTGGAGCTCGTGGTGACGACGTTCCAGGAGCTCCGCGCGGGGCGAAGCCGCGAGGGCGTGCACCTCGACAGGCCCGAGGCGCCGCTGTCGACGGCCGAGGCGATCGCGACGCTGCACGCCGCCGCGCTGCACGCGCACTACTACGGGACGGGGAGGCTCGGCGCCGAGGAGGTGGCCTCGCACCTCGCCGGCGCGGCGACCCTGGACGCAGCCGAGGACACGGCGAAGCTCGAACGGTACGTGGAGACGGTGGTGCGTGATCGGGCAGCGCGGCACGGCGGCCCGTGGGGCGCGCTGCTCGAAGCGTGGCGCAAGATCGGGCGCGAGCGATGA